The DNA segment ACAATAACTTAAACCATATATAGTATATGGACATGCTAGCAGATTGGACgcataaactatataatagCATGTCGACAGAATATAACatattaacaataaaactattttttatttacacacaaatagaatactGGACTTCTAGTCACTCTCAgtttaagaaattttatttgTAACTGATACTTTTCTGATATATGGCAAAAACATTACTATATTctccttaatttttttaatcagttCACGATTTAGATTTGCAAACACaattttttaatactttttttgaaaaaaattactatttataTACATAACTACATTCGACCAATAATaaccaataattaaaaactgcataatacaaaattatattaataaattttacattaaaaatacaaaaaatcatCTAGTCTACAAAAGATAttctaaaatatgaaatatagaaaaaaatagagggaatattaattaatataaaagcaTTTTCCGGTTTCTATCAAGTATCATAATTGGTGTCATTCTACAACATTTATAGACTTTTGCAACCATAGAATGAAAAATTAAGAAGCTTTAAAAGATATCCTAAGACTTATGAATCAATAATTCAGTATTGTTCTTTacttaaaataacataaaatagcATTTGGAGTATTAATTATTTGATCATATTCAGTTAATTCCAAATTTAAATGCAGACAGATGTTGTCTTCCCTGACCGAGCCACTTAACTGGACTCCCGTCCTTTTGGCACCAGTTGATTGTCGTAAGTCGTAACTAGTCGCAACTTAACATCACCAAGCATTCTAGTTTattgaaaagagaaaaataaaagtagGGTTCATAATCATGTATGTATAGATCCGTGAGCATTAATAGGCTCAGTCTATTTTATGAACAAATGTACAAATCCATAATGATGACAATTATACAAAAGCTACATATAAGAGATGTAATAATGAAGAAAATGCAAAGGCAATAGATGAGAGTAGCGCGTAGGGTAAAGGCTTACACCGTCCATGTGGCCAAGATTTGGCAATGCTTTCTATGAAGATTATGACATAGAGACAAAGTCACTTTCTTCTCTCTGTGaattattatacaaaaattgtaactattatattttaattagtcTTTGTGCGTTGTCAATAGAAGTTTACACTTCTTCATCATTACTGCTTGGAAAGCAAAAAGCCAAAAGGGTCCAACTCCCATGTTGTCATCACTATTCTCTCCTCCTTAGTTAAACCTAATTAATTAAtactctttttgtttgttttcttgtacTGCTATCCTCTCCTCTCCTTTATTCGTACTTCTCTTTCTCTAAAACGAATCTCGCATCTAATCTTACCCCCTAAATCTTGCTTTTCTATTATCATATCAATCACTCAATCTCGTGGAATACCTCAGCTTTGATCATTTTAAGTTATCCCTCTTTTTTACCGTACATGATGTTTTGGCTTAATGcgcaaaaattaaaaaacttttttctttctaaaaaataattttaaaaatataatttaaaaatcatttaactaactatagaaatgactgcAATATCTAATTGATTGCacaattttcaataaaattaaagataacataaaaatatcaaaacatcatctattttgaaacaaaaacaatcttctaaaacatcatctattctGAAATGGaatgaatataatataatgacatcttttgcatatttaatgttgatttagaAGTACACATTGATTTGACAAAATATCATTTGCTTACTATtgatttaaatgtttttttttgactaaaggcTTTGTTGATTTAAATGTTGGTAAAACTTAATTatgcatatttaatttatagtttagaCTGTCAGATATTTGGGTTAAATCCTCATTGAAATTAGTTACATTTTTGTGTTGTTGATTTTAAGCACTCGTATATCCACGCTTAACATGAACACGCACCATAGTtacatttatgtatattttgtaCTCCTAAAAACCGACGAACAGTCATTGCTCTCCGTTTTGGGTTTCAGTGAAATCTAAAAAAATGTCATTAACTTTTTAAGTTGCAACTTTCAGAAGGCAACAAGAGCGAACGAGACAAATGCCTCAGGTTTCAATGCACAGCTTCACTAAAGGGTTTTCGGGCGTTGTGATTATATGCTGTTTGTGGAGTATAGCATTATTACTcatttaacaaataaaacaaaatatagatGCATAAACCTAAGACGCCGGTGTTAATTCAAGGTGATAAAACGGtacaaatcaacaaaactaaAACAAGTAACAACGGGAGTGAGAGACTTATTGCAGTTAAATAAATAGTAAACTAGTTAGATAACTGAGGGTGAATTTGCTATATGGTCACATGAGAAACGTTTATAGTTGTGAAAGAATGGGGTGACAAAAATCAAagtagatttaaaaaaataggatggcatcaaataaaaaaaatgtgttatTTTTAATCTGTGTGAAATATAATAATGTATGTTATTTAGAATGCTATGTGCGATAAATAATCAAACTTACCTAGCTATTTAGCGAATATATGAAAGATGTgagtattatattattaatatgtatCTCAAGCAATAATGTGATTGTTTGAAGGATTGATATATCCAACTTACAAAAAGCATTGCATGTGATGAGAATCCATTTTCCCCATCCTCCCACCCATTCTTTCCAACTCAAccttctcttttctcttcttattaAAGTATCATCCTCTTTTTGttcctctttttgtttttttaaatgactttttaaaaaggTTTTGTATTTACTTCGATTTTTTACAGTTCCACTAGGTTAGACAAATTCCCTTTAATGAGATGGTGGACTTTAATATGTATGTTATTTTATACCTACAGCACACAGGCACTTATACTTTATAATTAGCCTATAGAtatgttttttataaagaaaaattccTTCGAACATATTCCAGATCTAAAGATTTTCCTTTGTAATGTTAGATAGAATTGGTCTCAGCTGACACCGAAACCCAGATCTGACTCAGGGTTTATGCTTGTGTAACCACATGAGTGTTTCTTACCACAAAGTTTCTTGCAGTGGCGGAGCCACGTTACTGCAATGTTACCGTCTTACTGATCATTCGGGTCTCACTTATTGACactattcatttttaattagaatatatatcTTATACAAAAGGgcatataaaatatgtaaagaTGATGGCACCACAttgtatatttgtatttatacgCATGATATGGGTATATGCATGTGTATTATTTTCCAAACAAATATCCTCCTCATGTccctcttttatatataaaccaaCCCTAAAGGCTACACATACATTTGTCACCATTTAAAATCATGTACTCGAACATCAAATTTCCAAGATTCCCATTTGAATTTTCATCAATccttttattatatatcttGAAAAGGGAGAAAATTTTAACTCAGTCTGATCGAATATTGTATGATATGAAATAATAATGACTTGTAATTGTTTTGTTGTGGAAGGggatgtttttttgtttcttgtccAGATGCTAATGTGGgctccaaactccttgtcccaCTCTCTTTATATGTGTATACAACATTTCTCTGCATATATATGTTTGGTGTTTGTAAAAATAAACAGTTAACAGTGTACAgatagaaaagagagagaggagagagagaaagagaggttcATAACTACTCTGAAGAAGATATAAGCACCAACGACCATACAATGCATTTCTCCATCTAAGGTGAAAGGTCAATGaaacaattaacaaaaagttgaaagttttcatattttcttttttggtttttcccagaaaattataaaaagatgGAGAGTAAAGGGTTAAGAAAAGCTTTTCCCTTTATGtgataaaaagatgatttcagaAAAACAAAGCcctttgtttctctctcttaaCTCATCTTACTTTTCTTCCTCTATTAGTAAAGATGTAAAACACAATACTCTCTCCACCAaataaataaggaaacaaattaaaaacaatctcTCCTTCTTTCTCCTGCATGAAAAACAAAAGATTCCTCAATATTGTTCTTATTTTTCGTTAGTCACAGTACCCTTCTCTATACACTAACACTAAAGTATAAACTAACACCATcttcaaacaagaaacaaaaagagagaacCTCATCCGATGATAAATTACGAGAGAagcaagaacaccaagaacatcAACCATCATCGGAatcctccttcttcatcttcctctgaTCTTCTTCCCGACGGTAATGGAGCCGCCGTGACCCAAAAGAGGAAAAGACGACCTGCCGGGACGCCAGGTAAttatgttcaattttttttttggcttttaaaAAAGAATAGCACAAGGTATCCTAGTTTCAAAGTTTTTGTTCTTAATTTCAGTAAATTCTTAAAAGTAATCATTTtatatgttgaatttttttgactTTGGTCACAATTTGGTTCAAGTTTTTATTTCtccaaatctatttttttttatatcaatatCCGAAAATAATCATACTTTTCTGGCGGGGGCAGATCCGGAGGCTGAGGTGGTAGCTTTATCTCCAAGAACACTACTAGAATCAGATCGGTACGTGTGTGAGATCTGTAATCAAGGGTTTCAGAGAGACCAGAATCTACAGATGCACAGGAGAAGACATAAAGTTCCATGGAAGCTTTTAAAGAGAGAGACCACCGAGGAAGTGAAGAAGAGAGTCTACGTTTGTCCAGAGCCGACATGTCTCCACCACAACCCTTGTCACGCCCTCGGAGATCTCGTGGGTATCAAGAAACACTTTCGAAGGAAACACAGTAACCATAAGCAGTGGATATGTGAGAGATGCTCAAAAGGCTACGCTGTTCAATCTGATTACAAAGCCCATCTCAAAACGTGTGGCACTCGCGGCCATTCCTGCGATTGCGGCCGCGTTTTCTCCAGGTTCCATTTCCATGAAACCCTAGCTAGTGGCaatcctaatatatatttattttatcaatatatttagaagaaaacaactatatatatatatatatatgaatcctTAAAGTAAATCAAAGAATGTTTTTTCTAGTATGGCGTGTACATGTTTTGATTATAGAATAATGCACAGAGATCTAGAAACAAGCTTACTAATGGAAGCGGAGGTTTGTTGGATTGTTGtctgaaatatttttaattaattttatgatcaaggattatgttttgattatatatttgaacTTACGTTGACCCCATCACAGATTTCACTATAGCACTTTGTTAAGTAGATATATTGTTAAAGTATATACCATACCAAAACTCAAAGTCTTGCATCTCATACTAGTGATAAATAAATCCAAAAGATACCTAACTCCACTAACTTAGttaagttatattttatttgtttgcttgataattaacaaatattcctttgtgttttcaatttttagttaacaatatatatacactcTTCTTGATTCAGAGTAGAGAGTTTCATAGAGCACCAAGACCATTGCACCATGCGCCGATCACAACCCTCCGGCCACCGTTtacaacaacagcaacaacatACCGCAAACGCTACACAAACTGCTTCAGTCGCCAAAAACGTTGACCTCTCCGTTGGTCCTGTATTGCCAGGACATCCTTTGCTAAGACAAGCTCCACCGTCCGGTCAACAAACATCCGATTTTCTCTATCCTTTCGTTGGCTCATGCGCTACTACTGGTAGTAGCATCGAGCTTCAGCTACTCCCATCGCGGGCTAGTGCTGATGAGACAAGCCTTAGTTTGTCGATAGGGATGGAGCCGACAACGTCAAGCTACGAGAAGGGGGAGACGAGCTTACTATTGGGACAAAGAGAGGAAGCCAAAAGGCAAATAGAGATTGCGGAAATGGAGTTTGCTGAAGCCAAGAGAATAAGGCAACATGCAAAAGCTGAGCTTCATAAAGCTCAGCTTTATAGAGAAGAAGCAAGTCGGAGGATTAGTGCAACGATGATGCAAATCACTTGCCATAACTGCAAGAAACACTTTCAAGCTGTTGCTGCTTCGGCTCCTCCTCCTATTCTTCCACAACCGCC comes from the Brassica napus cultivar Da-Ae chromosome A7, Da-Ae, whole genome shotgun sequence genome and includes:
- the LOC106353998 gene encoding protein indeterminate-domain 14-like, encoding MINYERSKNTKNINHHRNPPSSSSSDLLPDGNGAAVTQKRKRRPAGTPDPEAEVVALSPRTLLESDRYVCEICNQGFQRDQNLQMHRRRHKVPWKLLKRETTEEVKKRVYVCPEPTCLHHNPCHALGDLVGIKKHFRRKHSNHKQWICERCSKGYAVQSDYKAHLKTCGTRGHSCDCGRVFSRVESFIEHQDHCTMRRSQPSGHRLQQQQQHTANATQTASVAKNVDLSVGPVLPGHPLLRQAPPSGQQTSDFLYPFVGSCATTGSSIELQLLPSRASADETSLSLSIGMEPTTSSYEKGETSLLLGQREEAKRQIEIAEMEFAEAKRIRQHAKAELHKAQLYREEASRRISATMMQITCHNCKKHFQAVAASAPPPILPQPPCTDESTSLAVSYVSSATTEGEKASDRASS